GAAACACAACTTCTCGCGATCGATGCGGTCCGACAGTTCGAACAGATTCGAATTTACTCGCGGCGTGAAGAAGCAAGAAGAGAATTCATCGACAAGATGCAATCGCAAGTGCGCGCCACGCTGGTCAACGCTTCTTCCTCAGAAGAATGTGTCCGCGATGCGGATGTTGTTTCTACCATCACGTCGTCGAAAGACCCCGTGGTGGAAGGTCGCTGGCTGAAACCTGGCGTTCACATCAACGCGGCCGGCTCGAACTCCGTTTTAAGAAGGGAACTGGACGCGGATGCGGTCCGTCTGGCCGGCTTGCTCTGCACAGATGACCGGGCGCAAAGCAAAATTGAGGCGGGAGACTTTGTCGATGTATTGACAGAGGAACAATGGAACCATGTGCACGAGCTACAGGAAATTGTAAAGCGAAAATACGGACGTACCTCAAGCGAGCAGAGAACGCTTTTCAAGTCGAATGGAATTGCTCTGGAAGATGTCGCTTCTGCGCATTATATTTATTCCCGCATAAAACTCTCATCTTAAAGAGCGCGTCAAATACTATATGCTTATGTCCTTAAGAACTCTTTTCCTGATTTGTATTTTTTCTTGTCATTTTGCATTTGGCGCCGCCGATCTTGAAATCAAAACCATTAAAGGCATTCCGGGAAAAGAATTCAATCTCGAGTTCGCATTTGTGAATCACGGACCGGACCCGGCAAACAATGTCGGATGCAATATATATTTCTATGCCGCGGAGCGTCTGGTTTCTACGCAAGCGTTTAAACTTTCTGGACTTCTTTCAGGGGCTTCCCGCAAAGAACAGCTAACCATAGATTTTCCTAGCACTGGGATTACCACGGTCAAAGTGGAAGTTTTCGATTCACAACAGCCGGACGTTCAGCCGTCCACCAACTTCATGCAGATGAATATCAAACCTCCCGATCTGCGTAAGGCTGACTTGCAAATTGTCAAAGTGGAGTCGGCTGAGCAGAAAGAGAAAGGGAAAAACTTCTTGGTGGTACGGCTGCGCAACAATGGTCCCGACAAGATCGGCGCTTCGAAAATAGAGGTGACGCTTGAAGTATACGGACAGACACTCGCTCAATCGGAGAGACGGATAGAGCGAATGGATGCCGGAGCGGAATTTGAAGCGAGAGTGCAGATTCCAAATCCCCAGATCATCCCTGCGACAAACGGCTCACTCATCTTGCGCTGGTCCGGTTCGGATATTGAAGATTCCGATGTTGCGAACAATCTCTACAAACTCGATGTGCCGTTAACCCTTCGTATGCCGGATCTGCTGGCGATCAAACCCAACATCGATAAGCAGGGCGTATTGACGTTTTCCGTGAACAACAAAGGAAATGCGCGCGCGGCGGATAGTGTGACTGCGCTCTATATTAATGGCGCATTGGTCGAACGCTACAATACGCCGGATATGGCGCCCCGCGGACTCCAACAATATCGTTACAACGCGAAGAAACTGTCATCCCAGGACAAAGTTGTGATCATTGTGGACTTCAACGCGGACGTCCAGGAATCCTCGGAAGAGAACAATCGTACCCCCTGAAGCTCTTGAAGCTTTGAGCTTTTGACCTATCTTTCATTCCGGGGGAAACATGAAGCATCTGATCATAATATTTCTGCTTGCCGCAAGCTTCTGCTTTGCTCAAACTTACGAGCAAGCGAAAAAACTGTTTGGGGAAGGGAAGTACGAGGAAGCGATCAACCAGCTGGATCGAGTCATCGAGCAGGACCCCAGCTCCAAAAACGCATACGTTCTGCGCGGTACAAGTTACGATTACATCGGTCAGTATGATCAGGCGATTGCCGATTACACTCGCGCAATCGAGATTGATCCGGAATTCGTTGCTGCCTACAACAATCGTGGATCGGTTTACATCACG
The nucleotide sequence above comes from bacterium. Encoded proteins:
- a CDS encoding ornithine cyclodeaminase family protein — translated: MIYINEEQVKRLLSVRDCIEVLRNAFSLEYINIPRYRLKSKNSLLHVMSASIPSLLVMGLKSYGTSRSGGSFAVLLFDEPSGELLAIFEGDALGQIRTGAASGLATDLLANRDVKIGAVIGTGFQAETQLLAIDAVRQFEQIRIYSRREEARREFIDKMQSQVRATLVNASSSEECVRDADVVSTITSSKDPVVEGRWLKPGVHINAAGSNSVLRRELDADAVRLAGLLCTDDRAQSKIEAGDFVDVLTEEQWNHVHELQEIVKRKYGRTSSEQRTLFKSNGIALEDVASAHYIYSRIKLSS